The following coding sequences are from one Diadema setosum chromosome 9, eeDiaSeto1, whole genome shotgun sequence window:
- the LOC140232519 gene encoding zinc finger protein 341-like isoform X1, which yields MTQALFDALAGIDGSGLGMQSLLETTSTSTITNAVQDPTAATDDDDIFQCGKCKKQFSSLNSFMNHKREHCVATIQTSLMNSAGGTITRPQPIQATTNSAFSALSQSSLGRGLSLGGVGVVPPSPLAQLQANMVLGEEVLISQYANVEQNLQQLQNTLLNGGSLSTTPFLTSQAGSRLLTSATSVSSGTTSSASSMQQALNIGQQVTNIHIVQPGNITIQQTLPNPSQPQDQQAPMMQAQQPQPPPQQPQQPQQQQQQQPQQQQQQQQHQTLVQPATIMPHRPQSSSSADAATVELTRIAPMTNVQVGQGSDGESLNRPDHIYSLTARRQRRTDTGSKKPGKLRCNYCERTFAKNFDLQQHLRSHTGEKPFQCIVCGRAFAQKSNVKKHMQTHKVWPEGKGATLPSKPILKVTNLGEENSAKNAKIRLDAGGSQDLVEPIPREEMLVDNSYVCNFCNERFKNYYQLKTHMRQHKDEQLYKCILKSCASTFKDLDEFLEHTRSHEKELSYRCHLCNKQFSSLNDLGVHQYSHSLYPNQGPKLIQKDFKCQKCNSKYSSPEALEHHLNTSTHSYPCPECSKVFPCERYLRRHLVSHSTQALHECHICNKKFKSEHYLRSHVLIHTGQKPFTCVVCSTDFNRKDKLKRHMLIHEPTKKFRCPFHAVAGCQMAFNRADKLKAHIITHSGIKPYKCFHCSKTFSRKPNLAEHMKLHTNDFPFRCASCNKGFAREKYLKSHRCHAKRGPKRLSEIEGASISVELASRLIDAGCNIDTTQIEVDEIKPKELNTKKKRGRKKKSFQALQQDKEEEDSVPVKIIHTKTRQVRMRTSAFLNRPKRMRKPRAPHRLKRAANIQPTTMMVEKSPTIAAIEEDLAIIQNVLSQNSLPSSTGVHMNIDELDRAQSPSGESLATSLANQTGVTISLSSDSLMQNAIHLTSGDLGGQTIPVMVTNPDQGQQIPGMEGVVVVVSQP from the exons ATGACGCAAGCACTCTTTGATGCTCTTGCGG GCATTGATGGGAGTGGCCTGGGGATGCAGAGTCTCCTGGAAACCACTTCCACCAGCACCATCACCAATGCAGTCCAAGACCCCACTGCTG CTACAGACGATGATGACATCTTCCAGTGTGGGAAGTGTAAGAAACAGTTCTCATCCCTCAACTCATTCATGAATCACAAGCGGGAGCACTGTGTGGCCACCATTCAGACGAGCCTCATGAACTCGGCGGGCGGGACAATCACGCGCCCACAGCCCATACAGGCCACCACCAACAGCGCCTTCTCAGCCCTCTCCCAGTCCTCCCTGGGCAGGGGGCTGTCCCTGGGAGGGGTAGGCGTGGTGCCCCCGTCGCCGCTGGCCCAGCTCCAGGCCAACATGGTGCTGGGAGAAGAGGTGCTGATCTCCCAGTATGCCAATGTGGAGCAGAACCTGCAGCAGCTTCAGAACACGCTGCTGAATGGTGGCTCCCTCTCCACCACACCCTTCCTCACCTCACAGGCGGGGTCCCGCCTGCTGACGTCAGCCACCTCCGTGTCGTCAGGGACGACCAGCTCTGCCAGCTCCATGCAGCAAGCTCTCAATATTGGACAG CAGGTGACCAATATACACATTGTCCAGCCAGGCAACATCACAATACAGCAGACACTACCCAACCCCTCACAGCCACAAGACCAGCAGGCACCCATGATGCAAGCCCAGCAACCACAGCCACCACCACAGCAGCCACAGCAGccacaacagcaacagcagcagcaaccacaacagcagcagcagcagcagcaacaccAGACGCTAGTACAACCAGCCACCATCATGCCCCATCGTCCCCAGAGCTCTTCCTCTGCAGACGCTGCCACCGTGGAGCTCACCCGAATTGCGCCCATGACCAATGTACAGGTAGGCCAGGGGTCAGATGGCGAGTCACTCAACAGACCCGACCACATCTACAGTCTAACGGCTCGACGGCAGAGGCGAACTGATACGGGAAGCAAGAAACCAGGCAAATTAAG GTGCAACTACTGTGAACGAACTTTCGCCAAGAACTTCGACCTTCAGCAGCACCTGAGGAGCCACACGGGGGAGAAGCCATTCCAGTGTATCGTCTGTGGGCGAGCCTTTGCCCAGAAGTCCAATGTCAAGAAACACATGCAGACCCACAAGGTGTGGCCAGAAGGCAAGGGAGCAACACTGCCCAGCAAA CCCATCTTGAAGGTCACAAATCTTGGTGAGGAAAATTCTGCAAAGAACGCTAAAATCAGACTTGATGCAG GTGGAAGTCAGGACCTTGTGGAACCAATACCTAGAGAAGAAATGCTGGTGGACAACTCTTATGTGTGCAACTTTTGCAACGAACGGTTCAAGAACTACTACCAGTTGAAAACACATATGAGACAACACAAAGATGAGCAG CTGTACAAGTGTATCCTCAAGTCATGTGCTAGCACCTTCAAGGATCTTGATGAGTTCTTGGAGCACACACGGTCCCACGAGAAGGAACTCTCCTACCGCTGCCACCTGTGCAACAAGCAGTTCTCCTCCCTGAACGACCTGGGCGTCCACCAGTACTCCCACAGTCTCTACCCAAATCAAGGGCCCAAACTTATTCAGAA AGATTTCAAATGCCAAAAATGCAACAGCAAGTACTCGTCTCCGGAAGCATTGGAGCATCACCTGAACACCTCCACACACTCCTACCCTTGTCCGGAATGCTCTAAAGTGTTCCCATGTGAGCGCTACTTGCGTCGGCATCTTGTCTCGCACAGCACTCAAGCCCTGCACGAGTGCCATATTTGCAACAAGAAATTCAAGAGCGAGCACTACTTGCGGTCGCACGTGTTGATCCACACGGGGCAGAAGCCATTCACCTGTGTCGTCTGCTCCACCGACTTCAACCGCAAGGACAAGCTGAAACGGCACATGCTGATTCACGAGCCGACCAAGAAGTTCCGCTGCCCCTTTCACGCCGTTGCAGGATGCCAAATGGCATTCAACCGTGCCGACAAGCTGAAGGCACACATCATCACGCACAGCGGTATCAAGCCGTACAAATGCTTCCACTGCTCAAAAACTTTCAGCCGTAAACCCAACCTCGCCGAGCACATGAAGCTCCACACAAACGACTTCCCCTTTCGGTGCGCGAGCTGCAACAAGGGCTTCGCGCGAGAAAAGTACCTGAAGTCGCACAGGTGCCACGCCAAAAGAGGCCCAAAGCGCCTGTCGGAAATCGAAGGGGCCAGCATTAGTGTGGAGCTTGCCTCAAGACTCATCGATGCGGGCTGCAACATTGATACAACGCAAATTGAGGTGGATGAAATAAAACCCAAGGAACTcaacacaaagaaaaagaggggaaggaaaaagaaatccTTTCAGGCGCTGCAACAAgataaggaggaggaggacagtGTCCCTGTGAAAATCATCCACACAAAAACAAGACAGGTGAGAATGAGAACCAGTGCTTTCCTCAACAGACCCAAGCGCATGCGCAAACCGAGAGCCCCGCACAGACTCAAGCGCGCGGCAAATATTCAGCCCACGACGATGATGGTGGAAAAATCGCCAACGATTGCTGCAATAGAGGAAGACCTTGCCATAATCCAGAATGTTCTGTCGCAGAACAGCCTGCCATCGAGCACCGGTGTTCACATGAATATTGATGAACTGGACAGAGCCCAGAGTCCCTCTGGGGAGAGTTTGGCAACGTCCCTAGCCAACCAGACAGGAGTGACCATCAGCTTGTCGTCGGACTCCCTCATGCAAAATGCCATCCACCTCACCTCAGGAGACCTCGGCGGTCAGACCATTCCGGTCATGGTCACGAACCCAGATCAAGGGCAACAAATACCTGGCATGGaaggtgttgttgttgtagtttcaCAGCCATGA
- the LOC140232519 gene encoding zinc finger protein 341-like isoform X2, whose translation MQSLLETTSTSTITNAVQDPTAATDDDDIFQCGKCKKQFSSLNSFMNHKREHCVATIQTSLMNSAGGTITRPQPIQATTNSAFSALSQSSLGRGLSLGGVGVVPPSPLAQLQANMVLGEEVLISQYANVEQNLQQLQNTLLNGGSLSTTPFLTSQAGSRLLTSATSVSSGTTSSASSMQQALNIGQQVTNIHIVQPGNITIQQTLPNPSQPQDQQAPMMQAQQPQPPPQQPQQPQQQQQQQPQQQQQQQQHQTLVQPATIMPHRPQSSSSADAATVELTRIAPMTNVQVGQGSDGESLNRPDHIYSLTARRQRRTDTGSKKPGKLRCNYCERTFAKNFDLQQHLRSHTGEKPFQCIVCGRAFAQKSNVKKHMQTHKVWPEGKGATLPSKPILKVTNLGEENSAKNAKIRLDAGGSQDLVEPIPREEMLVDNSYVCNFCNERFKNYYQLKTHMRQHKDEQLYKCILKSCASTFKDLDEFLEHTRSHEKELSYRCHLCNKQFSSLNDLGVHQYSHSLYPNQGPKLIQKDFKCQKCNSKYSSPEALEHHLNTSTHSYPCPECSKVFPCERYLRRHLVSHSTQALHECHICNKKFKSEHYLRSHVLIHTGQKPFTCVVCSTDFNRKDKLKRHMLIHEPTKKFRCPFHAVAGCQMAFNRADKLKAHIITHSGIKPYKCFHCSKTFSRKPNLAEHMKLHTNDFPFRCASCNKGFAREKYLKSHRCHAKRGPKRLSEIEGASISVELASRLIDAGCNIDTTQIEVDEIKPKELNTKKKRGRKKKSFQALQQDKEEEDSVPVKIIHTKTRQVRMRTSAFLNRPKRMRKPRAPHRLKRAANIQPTTMMVEKSPTIAAIEEDLAIIQNVLSQNSLPSSTGVHMNIDELDRAQSPSGESLATSLANQTGVTISLSSDSLMQNAIHLTSGDLGGQTIPVMVTNPDQGQQIPGMEGVVVVVSQP comes from the exons ATGCAGAGTCTCCTGGAAACCACTTCCACCAGCACCATCACCAATGCAGTCCAAGACCCCACTGCTG CTACAGACGATGATGACATCTTCCAGTGTGGGAAGTGTAAGAAACAGTTCTCATCCCTCAACTCATTCATGAATCACAAGCGGGAGCACTGTGTGGCCACCATTCAGACGAGCCTCATGAACTCGGCGGGCGGGACAATCACGCGCCCACAGCCCATACAGGCCACCACCAACAGCGCCTTCTCAGCCCTCTCCCAGTCCTCCCTGGGCAGGGGGCTGTCCCTGGGAGGGGTAGGCGTGGTGCCCCCGTCGCCGCTGGCCCAGCTCCAGGCCAACATGGTGCTGGGAGAAGAGGTGCTGATCTCCCAGTATGCCAATGTGGAGCAGAACCTGCAGCAGCTTCAGAACACGCTGCTGAATGGTGGCTCCCTCTCCACCACACCCTTCCTCACCTCACAGGCGGGGTCCCGCCTGCTGACGTCAGCCACCTCCGTGTCGTCAGGGACGACCAGCTCTGCCAGCTCCATGCAGCAAGCTCTCAATATTGGACAG CAGGTGACCAATATACACATTGTCCAGCCAGGCAACATCACAATACAGCAGACACTACCCAACCCCTCACAGCCACAAGACCAGCAGGCACCCATGATGCAAGCCCAGCAACCACAGCCACCACCACAGCAGCCACAGCAGccacaacagcaacagcagcagcaaccacaacagcagcagcagcagcagcaacaccAGACGCTAGTACAACCAGCCACCATCATGCCCCATCGTCCCCAGAGCTCTTCCTCTGCAGACGCTGCCACCGTGGAGCTCACCCGAATTGCGCCCATGACCAATGTACAGGTAGGCCAGGGGTCAGATGGCGAGTCACTCAACAGACCCGACCACATCTACAGTCTAACGGCTCGACGGCAGAGGCGAACTGATACGGGAAGCAAGAAACCAGGCAAATTAAG GTGCAACTACTGTGAACGAACTTTCGCCAAGAACTTCGACCTTCAGCAGCACCTGAGGAGCCACACGGGGGAGAAGCCATTCCAGTGTATCGTCTGTGGGCGAGCCTTTGCCCAGAAGTCCAATGTCAAGAAACACATGCAGACCCACAAGGTGTGGCCAGAAGGCAAGGGAGCAACACTGCCCAGCAAA CCCATCTTGAAGGTCACAAATCTTGGTGAGGAAAATTCTGCAAAGAACGCTAAAATCAGACTTGATGCAG GTGGAAGTCAGGACCTTGTGGAACCAATACCTAGAGAAGAAATGCTGGTGGACAACTCTTATGTGTGCAACTTTTGCAACGAACGGTTCAAGAACTACTACCAGTTGAAAACACATATGAGACAACACAAAGATGAGCAG CTGTACAAGTGTATCCTCAAGTCATGTGCTAGCACCTTCAAGGATCTTGATGAGTTCTTGGAGCACACACGGTCCCACGAGAAGGAACTCTCCTACCGCTGCCACCTGTGCAACAAGCAGTTCTCCTCCCTGAACGACCTGGGCGTCCACCAGTACTCCCACAGTCTCTACCCAAATCAAGGGCCCAAACTTATTCAGAA AGATTTCAAATGCCAAAAATGCAACAGCAAGTACTCGTCTCCGGAAGCATTGGAGCATCACCTGAACACCTCCACACACTCCTACCCTTGTCCGGAATGCTCTAAAGTGTTCCCATGTGAGCGCTACTTGCGTCGGCATCTTGTCTCGCACAGCACTCAAGCCCTGCACGAGTGCCATATTTGCAACAAGAAATTCAAGAGCGAGCACTACTTGCGGTCGCACGTGTTGATCCACACGGGGCAGAAGCCATTCACCTGTGTCGTCTGCTCCACCGACTTCAACCGCAAGGACAAGCTGAAACGGCACATGCTGATTCACGAGCCGACCAAGAAGTTCCGCTGCCCCTTTCACGCCGTTGCAGGATGCCAAATGGCATTCAACCGTGCCGACAAGCTGAAGGCACACATCATCACGCACAGCGGTATCAAGCCGTACAAATGCTTCCACTGCTCAAAAACTTTCAGCCGTAAACCCAACCTCGCCGAGCACATGAAGCTCCACACAAACGACTTCCCCTTTCGGTGCGCGAGCTGCAACAAGGGCTTCGCGCGAGAAAAGTACCTGAAGTCGCACAGGTGCCACGCCAAAAGAGGCCCAAAGCGCCTGTCGGAAATCGAAGGGGCCAGCATTAGTGTGGAGCTTGCCTCAAGACTCATCGATGCGGGCTGCAACATTGATACAACGCAAATTGAGGTGGATGAAATAAAACCCAAGGAACTcaacacaaagaaaaagaggggaaggaaaaagaaatccTTTCAGGCGCTGCAACAAgataaggaggaggaggacagtGTCCCTGTGAAAATCATCCACACAAAAACAAGACAGGTGAGAATGAGAACCAGTGCTTTCCTCAACAGACCCAAGCGCATGCGCAAACCGAGAGCCCCGCACAGACTCAAGCGCGCGGCAAATATTCAGCCCACGACGATGATGGTGGAAAAATCGCCAACGATTGCTGCAATAGAGGAAGACCTTGCCATAATCCAGAATGTTCTGTCGCAGAACAGCCTGCCATCGAGCACCGGTGTTCACATGAATATTGATGAACTGGACAGAGCCCAGAGTCCCTCTGGGGAGAGTTTGGCAACGTCCCTAGCCAACCAGACAGGAGTGACCATCAGCTTGTCGTCGGACTCCCTCATGCAAAATGCCATCCACCTCACCTCAGGAGACCTCGGCGGTCAGACCATTCCGGTCATGGTCACGAACCCAGATCAAGGGCAACAAATACCTGGCATGGaaggtgttgttgttgtagtttcaCAGCCATGA
- the LOC140232716 gene encoding purine nucleoside phosphorylase-like isoform X2, which yields MAHCLLSQQPHKPTIGIICGSGLMNLANKLEERYTIPYEKIPNFPVSTVEGHIGQFSFGTLNGKTVVMMQGRFHLYEGYPAWKLIAPVRVMKLLGVHTVVITNAAGGMNPNFKVGDIMLMIDHIGLPTLSGMNPLAGDNDERFGPRFTNMSNVYDKELRALTMKVAQDLQCSTFIKEGVYVMVSGPSYESPAELRFLRTIGADVVGMSTVPEAIAARHCGMRVLGFSLVTNSCIMDYKSHGETNHEEVLETGKWRAGVMQDLIAHVVERMNGEE from the exons ATGGCGCACTGCCTGTTGTCGCAGCAACCCCACAAGCCGACAATAGGCATTATCTGCGGATCTGGCCTGATGAACCTGGCCAACAAGCTGGAGGAGAGATACACAATACCGTATGAAAAGATCCCCAACTTCCCTGTCAGCACAG TTGAAGGCCACATTGGGCAGTTTTCGTTCGGGACACTAAACGGCAAGACAGTCGTGATGATGCAGGGCAGGTTTCACCTCTACGAAGGTTACCCCGCTTGGAAG CTCATCGCCCCAGTCAGAGTCATGAAGCTGCTCGGCGTCCACACCGTCGTCATCACCAACGCAGCCGGAGGTATGAACCCAAACTTCAAGGTCGGCGACATTATGCTGATGATCGACCACATAGGCTTGCCCACGTTGTCGGGGATGAACCCCCTCGCAGGCGACAATGACGAGAG GTTTGGGCCAAGATTCACCAACATGTCAAACGTGTACGACAAGGAGCTGCGGGCACTCACTATGAAGGTTGCCCAAGATCTCCAGTGCTCCACATTCATCAAGGAGGGCGTCTACGTCATGGTCAGCGGCCCCTCGTACGAGAGCCCAGCAGAGTTGAGGTTTCTACGGACCATCGGGGCAGATGTTGTAG GCATGAGCACCGTACCAGAGGCCATCGCAGCAAGGCATTGTGGGATGCGGGTGCTGGGCTTCTCACTCGTGACAAATAGCTGCATCATGGACTACAAGTCCCACGGCGAGACCAATCACGAGGAGGTCCTGGAGACTGGCAAGTGGCGTGCCGGGGTCATGCAGGACCTGATCGCGCATGTGGTGGAGCGGATGAACGGAGAGGAGTAG
- the LOC140232716 gene encoding purine nucleoside phosphorylase-like isoform X1 gives MSEKESNRYTYEDYEAMAHCLLSQQPHKPTIGIICGSGLMNLANKLEERYTIPYEKIPNFPVSTVEGHIGQFSFGTLNGKTVVMMQGRFHLYEGYPAWKLIAPVRVMKLLGVHTVVITNAAGGMNPNFKVGDIMLMIDHIGLPTLSGMNPLAGDNDERFGPRFTNMSNVYDKELRALTMKVAQDLQCSTFIKEGVYVMVSGPSYESPAELRFLRTIGADVVGMSTVPEAIAARHCGMRVLGFSLVTNSCIMDYKSHGETNHEEVLETGKWRAGVMQDLIAHVVERMNGEE, from the exons GTACACATATGAAGATTACGAGGCGATGGCGCACTGCCTGTTGTCGCAGCAACCCCACAAGCCGACAATAGGCATTATCTGCGGATCTGGCCTGATGAACCTGGCCAACAAGCTGGAGGAGAGATACACAATACCGTATGAAAAGATCCCCAACTTCCCTGTCAGCACAG TTGAAGGCCACATTGGGCAGTTTTCGTTCGGGACACTAAACGGCAAGACAGTCGTGATGATGCAGGGCAGGTTTCACCTCTACGAAGGTTACCCCGCTTGGAAG CTCATCGCCCCAGTCAGAGTCATGAAGCTGCTCGGCGTCCACACCGTCGTCATCACCAACGCAGCCGGAGGTATGAACCCAAACTTCAAGGTCGGCGACATTATGCTGATGATCGACCACATAGGCTTGCCCACGTTGTCGGGGATGAACCCCCTCGCAGGCGACAATGACGAGAG GTTTGGGCCAAGATTCACCAACATGTCAAACGTGTACGACAAGGAGCTGCGGGCACTCACTATGAAGGTTGCCCAAGATCTCCAGTGCTCCACATTCATCAAGGAGGGCGTCTACGTCATGGTCAGCGGCCCCTCGTACGAGAGCCCAGCAGAGTTGAGGTTTCTACGGACCATCGGGGCAGATGTTGTAG GCATGAGCACCGTACCAGAGGCCATCGCAGCAAGGCATTGTGGGATGCGGGTGCTGGGCTTCTCACTCGTGACAAATAGCTGCATCATGGACTACAAGTCCCACGGCGAGACCAATCACGAGGAGGTCCTGGAGACTGGCAAGTGGCGTGCCGGGGTCATGCAGGACCTGATCGCGCATGTGGTGGAGCGGATGAACGGAGAGGAGTAG